One genomic segment of Ricinus communis isolate WT05 ecotype wild-type chromosome 3, ASM1957865v1, whole genome shotgun sequence includes these proteins:
- the LOC125369584 gene encoding secreted RxLR effector protein 161-like has protein sequence MSEDKDLEDFVIYRQIVGSLMYLTLTRPDIAFVVGVVSRFMQNPKKPHLEVVQRILRYIRGTLDLDIFYKNGVPCKLEGYCDANYIGDYDTRRSTTGYVFSLGSGVITWCSKRQPTVSLSTIEAEYHAVIMAAQESTWLVLLMENLHQPVDYAVPIYCDNQSVISLVKNPVFHARTKHVEVQYHFIREKVLVRGIKVLQVKTEDQLIFSLKDSII, from the coding sequence ATGTCAGAAGACAAAGATTTGGAGGATTTTGTTATATATCGACAGATTGTTGGCAGTCTGATGTATTTGACTCTCACGAGACCAGATATTGCTTTTGTAGTTGGAGTAGTGAGTAGATTCATGCAAAATCCGAAGAAGCCTCATTTGGAAGTAGTTCAGAGAATTCTAAGATATATCCGAGGTACACTTGATCTTGatatattctataaaaatggagTACCATGCAAATTGGAAGGATACTGCGATGCTAATTATATAGGAGATTATGATACCCGAAGATCAACTACTGGGTATGTGTTTAGTCTGGGATCGGGAGTTATTACTTGGTGCAGTAAAAGGCAACCAACAGTGTCACTATCAACAATAGAAGCTGAGTATCATGCAGTGATAATGGCAGCACAAGAAAGCACTTGGTTAGTGTTGTTGATGGAGAATCTACATCAGCCAGTAGATTATGCAGTACCAATATATTGCGATAATCAATCAGTTATCAGTTTGGTTAAAAATCCAGTATTTCATGCAAGGACAAAGCATGTGGAGGTGCAGTATCATTTTATTAGAGAAAAAGTATTGGTTAGAGGAATCAAAGTGTTACAGGTAAAGACAGAAGATCAATTGATATTTTCACTAAAGGACTCAATAATATGA
- the LOC8265933 gene encoding uncharacterized protein LOC8265933 encodes MVVVSNSSSHKEISIRRRISNIFNKREDDFPSLKEYNDYLEEVEDMIFNLVAGVDVAAIEEKIAEYQKENAEQIMINQARKAEELAAAVAASKGHLAPTDTDMNPQAGIAIEPGQYAPSVAGGQPRPTGMAPQPVPLGGLDMQGYPFDDEEMMRLRAERGSRAGGWSAELSRKRSLEEAFSSIWI; translated from the exons ATGGTGGTCGTGTCAAATTCTAGCTCTCATAAGGAGATCTCTATTAGGCGAAGAATTTCTAACAT ATTCAATAAAAGAGAAGATGATTTTCCATCTTTGAAGGAATATAATGATTACTTGGAAGAAGTGGAGGATATGA TATTCAATTTAGTTGCTGGAGTGGATGTAGCTGCtattgaagaaaaaattgCAGAGTATCAGAAAGAAAATGCTGAACAGATAATGATCAATCAAGCGCGGAAG GCTGAAGAACTAGCTGCAGCTGTGGCGGCAAGTAAAGGACATTTGGCACCGACTGATACTGATATG AACCCTCAAGCTGGCATTGCGATTGAACCAGGGCAATATGCACCGTCAGTTGCTGGAGGGCAACCGCGACCAACAGGCATGGCTCCACAACCAGTGCCTCTTGGAGGACTAGATATGCAGGGTTATCCTTTTGATGATGAGGAGATGATGAGGCTCCGAGCAGAGAGAGGGAGCAGGGCTGGCGGGTGGAGCGCAGAACTAAGCAGGAAGAGATCACTTGAGGAAGCCTTTTCAAGCATTTGGATCTAG
- the LOC8270717 gene encoding uncharacterized protein LOC8270717, protein MATEPAMYIRVKRNKTTYFIQCGPAEKILDVKQKLHVLIDKPVSDQRLTLMPNGEVLEDSKSLADHNVENDAVVALTLRKDDNEFEDINIVRPNDFYQNRDADGGNW, encoded by the exons ATGGCGACTGAACCT GCTATGTATATCCGGGTTAAGCGTAACAAGACAACTTACTTTATCCAATGCGGTCCAGCTGAGAAAATTCTGGATGTTAAGCAGAAATTGCATGTCCTGATTGACAAGCCAGTTAGTGATCAGCGACTGACCTTAATGCCGAATGGGGAAGTGTTGGAGGATTCGAAGTCATTGGCAGACCATAAT GTTGAAAATGATGCTGTTGTTGCATTAACCTTGAGAAAAG ATGATAATGAGTTCGAGGATATCAATATTGTCCGGCCAAATGATTTCTACCAGAATCGTGATGCAGATGGGGGCAATTGGTGA
- the LOC8270716 gene encoding cyclin-dependent kinase C-1-like, whose product MVIAALGQLNIQEPPQQWWCRGIDSYRRLDILGEGSYGQVFKAREIGTGKTVAVKKLLITDHEEKEGFPITAIREIKILTNLHHDNVLGLKEIVTDYKNYKGNTYLVFEYMEHDLASLSHRYNNNLKFATQFTATQIKCYMRQLLSGLSYCHANNVIHRDIKCANVLINHEGDLKIADFGLARWFVFKNCDRDHLSPRLTNKVVTLWYRPPELLLGATSYDTGVDMWSVGCVFAELLIGRAVLCGTSEADQLKKIIELCGAPDQDDWPGASELPLYDKFRPNGPARRRIRDVFRGADRYAIGLLERMLMFDPSKRISARDALNAKYFWTDPLPCNPRMLPKYEPSLEYNNIKHKKQQQQQRKQPRDGNGTKISIVASAWAR is encoded by the coding sequence ATGGTAATAGCAGCCCTAGGCCAACTCAACATCCAAGAGCCCCCGCAGCAATGGTGGTGCCGCGGCATAGACTCCTACCGAAGACTAGACATACTCGGGGAAGGAAGCTATGGCCAAGTATTCAAGGCAAGAGAAATCGGAACAGGAAAAACAGTAGCAGTCAAGAAGCTGCTAATAACAGAccatgaagaaaaagaaggttTTCCTATAACAGCCATTAGAGAAATCAAGATTCTGACCAATCTTCACCATGATAACGTTCTGGGGCTCAAGGAAATCGTAACAGATTATAAGAACTACAAGGGCAACACCTACTTGGTTTTCGAGTACATGGAGCACGATCTTGCAAGCCTTTCTCATCGCTATAATAATAACTTGAAATTTGCTACTCAATTTACTGCAACCCAGATCAAGTGCTACATGAGGCAGCTGCTTTCAGGGCTCAGTTATTGCCATGCAAATAATGTGATTCACAGAGACATCAAGTGTGCTAATGTCTTGATTAATCATGAGGGCGATTTGAAGATAGCAGACTTTGGACTAGCTCGCTGGTTCGTTTTCAAGAATTGTGACCGCGACCACCTCAGTCCACGTCTCACTAATAAAGTTGTCACGTTGTGGTATAGACCGCCAGAGTTACTGCTCGGAGCGACAAGCTACGATACTGGTGTGGATATGTGGTCTGTTGGCTGTGTTTTTGCTGAGCTCTTGATAGGACGTGCAGTACTATGTGGAACAAGCGAGGCTGATCagttgaagaaaataatcGAGCTCTGTGGAGCTCCTGATCAGGATGATTGGCCTGGTGCTTCCGAGCTTCCTCTGTATGACAAATTCAGGCCGAATGGCCCTGCGAGGAGGCGGATTAGGGACGTCTTCAGGGGTGCTGATAGATATGCTATAGGTTTGTTAGAGAGAATGCTGATGTTTGATCCGTCAAAGAGAATATCTGCTAGGGATGCACTTAATGCGAAGTATTTTTGGACTGACCCTTTGCCTTGCAACCCCAGGATGTTGCCTAAATATGAACCATCACTTGAGTACAATAATATCAAGCACAaaaagcagcagcagcagcagagGAAGCAGCCAAGAGACGGTAATGGCACCAAAATCAGCATAGTGGCCTCCGCATGGGCCCGATAA
- the LOC8270715 gene encoding uncharacterized protein Cbei_0202 isoform X1: MEIFLIPPTLTTSLTETMSLLHCKHLPFSLTPLNNNPNFPYSTTSFHYPSPRTLQVLCAAKRTGKQRYPSEKKKLKLKHKERLVDVKNKFEGMWRLSKLSVSVQNDPGKDFLGISDGLLQAIAKAIEFPVASMLPAEAFTVVRKSFDARKILKEPKFVYTVDMDASKLINLEPRTREFVSDLKPKVGFVEYTPQERVSGDLRSIINACEKVEDQKPPRECRHSVSSDSADMHRYRAIRKPKIAVVGSGPSGLFASLVLAELGADVTLIERGQPVEQRGRDIGALMVRRILELESNFCFGEGGAGTWSDGKLVTRIGRNSNSVMAVMKTLVHFGAPENILINGKPHLGTDKLIPLLQNFRRHLERLGVSIKFGTRLDDLMIENGHVVGIKVSDSKDRLQHDVLMLGFDAVVLAVGHSARDIYQMLLSHNIHIVPKDFAVGLRIEHPQELINSIQYSGLASEVCRGRGKVPVADYKIASYVGGEHMDMSLNSGPESRSCYSFCMCPGGQVVLTSTNPLELCINGMSFSRRASKWANAALVVTVSAQDFEALNLHGPLAGIEFQKEFEQRAAVMGGGDFVVPAQTVTDFLENKLSVTSLPPSSYRLGVTAANLHELFPVHITDALQRSILMFEKELPGFLSEKALLHGVETRTSSPVQIPRNSDTYESMSLRGLYPIGEGAGYAGGIVSAAVDGMQAGFAVAKNFDLIQNMELVLGKAQGVGSVKY, encoded by the exons ATGGAAATATTCCTTATCCCTCCAACACTCACTACCTCACTCACTGAAACAATGTCTCTTCTCCATTGCAAGCACCTTCCTTTCTCTCTAACCCCTCTAAACAATAATCCCAATTTCCCCTATTCAACTACAAGTTTCCACTATCCCTCTCCTCGAACACTCCAAGTCCTCTGCGCCGCAAAGAGAACCGGGAAGCAGAGGTACCCATcagagaagaagaagcttaaattaaagcataaagaaagACTTGTCGATGTCAAGAACAAGTTTGAAGGTATGTGGCGGCTCTCTAAGCTCTCTGTTTCGGTGCAAAACGACCCTGGTAAAGACTTTCTTGGTATCTCTGATGGGCTGCTTCAAGCAATTGCTAAAGCTATTGAATTCCCG gTTGCTTCTATGCTTCCAGCAGAAGCATTTACCGTGGTTAGGAAATCTTTTGATGCCAGGAAG ataTTGAAGGAACCCAAATTTGTTTATACCGTGGATATGGATGCTAGTAAACTTATTAATCTAGAGCCTCGTACTCGGGAATTCGTTTCTGATTTAAAACCTAAAGTTGGATTTGTAGAATATACACCCCAAGAAAGAGTTTCAGGTGATTTGCGCAGTATAATAAATGCTTGTGAAAAGGTCGAGGATCAAAAGCCACCAAGGGAATGTCGACATAGTGTTTCCTCTGACTCTGCGGACATGCACAGGTACCGAGCAATCAGAAAGCCAAAGATTGCTGTTGTAGGGAGTGGTCCATCTGGGTTGTTTGCTTCTCTTGTTCTTGCAGAATTGGGTGCAGATGTTACCTTAATAGAAAGAGGTCAACCAGTTGAACAAAGAGGGCGCGACATTGGCGCTTTAATGGTTCGGCGGATCTTAGAACTGGAAAGCAATTTTTGCTTTGGGGAG GGCGGTGCAGGTACTTGGAGTGATGGAAAGCTAGTAACTAGAATTGGAAGGAACAGCAACAGTGTTATGGCT GTTATGAAAACTTTAGTTCACTTTGGAGCCCcagaaaatattttgattaatggAAAGCCTCATCTGGGAACAGATAAGTTAATTCCATTGCTTCAAAACTTTAGGCGACATCTAGAAAGGTTGGGT GTTTCAATTAAGTTTGGCACAAGACTAGATGATTTAATGATAGAGAATGGGCATGTTGTGGGGATTAAAGTTTCTGATTCAAAAGACAGATTGCAGCATGATGTCCTGATGTTGGGTTTTGATGCAGTAGTTCTGGCAGTGGGGCATTCTGCACGTGACATTTATCAAATGCTTCTTTCTCATAATATTCACATCGTCCCAAAAGATTTCGCT GTTGGTTTGCGCATTGAACACCCCCAAGAACTAATAAACAGCATACAG TATTCTGGTTTAGCCTCTGAGGTTTGTAGGGGGCGGGGTAAAGTGCCTGTAGCAGATTACAAGATTGCTAGTTATGTTGGTGGAGAACATATGGACATGTCTTTGAACTCAGGGCCTGAAAGTCGTAGTTGCTATTCGTTCTGCATGTGTCCTGGGGGACAG GTTGTTCTTACTAGCACAAATCCATTGGAACTCTGCATCAACGGTATGTCATTTTCTCGCCGTGCTTCTAAGTGGGCAAATGCTGCACTTGTTGTCACTGTCTCGGCACAGGATTTTGAGGCATTAAATTTGCATGGGCCTCTTGCAGGGATTGAATTCCAG AAGGAATTTGAGCAGAGAGCAGCTGTAATGGGAGGTGGAGATTTTGTGGTGCCTGCACAGACAGTTACTGATTTTCTGGAAAACAAGTTATCAG TTACATCTTTGCCACCATCGAGCTATCGGTTGGGAGTAACAGCAGCCAATCTCCATGAATTGTTTCCTGTTCACATTACAGATGCTCTGCAGCGTTCAATCCTGATGTTTGAGAAAGAG TTACCAGGATTTTTGTCCGAGAAGGCCCTTCTTCATGGGGTAGAG ACTAGAACCAGCTCTCCTGTTCAAATTCCTCGGAACAGTGACACTTATGAGAGTATGTCCTTGAGAGGGCTCTATCCAATTGGTGAAGGAGCAGGTTACGCTGGCGGCATTGTGAGTGCAGCAGTTGATGGCATGCAGGCAGGATTTGCTGTGGCAAAGAACTTCGATCTCATCCAGAACATGGAGTTGGTTTTGGGGAAGGCTCAGGGTGTTGGATCT
- the LOC8270715 gene encoding uncharacterized protein Cbei_0202 isoform X2, translated as MEIFLIPPTLTTSLTETMSLLHCKHLPFSLTPLNNNPNFPYSTTSFHYPSPRTLQVLCAAKRTGKQRYPSEKKKLKLKHKERLVDVKNKFEGMWRLSKLSVSVQNDPGKDFLGISDGLLQAIAKAIEFPVASMLPAEAFTVVRKSFDARKILKEPKFVYTVDMDASKLINLEPRTREFVSDLKPKVGFVEYTPQERVSGDLRSIINACEKVEDQKPPRECRHSVSSDSADMHRYRAIRKPKIAVVGSGPSGLFASLVLAELGADVTLIERGQPVEQRGRDIGALMVRRILELESNFCFGEGGAGTWSDGKLVTRIGRNSNSVMAVMKTLVHFGAPENILINGKPHLGTDKLIPLLQNFRRHLERLGVSIKFGTRLDDLMIENGHVVGIKVSDSKDRLQHDVLMLGFDAVVLAVGHSARDIYQMLLSHNIHIVPKDFAVGLRIEHPQELINSIQYSGLASEVCRGRGKVPVADYKIASYVGGEHMDMSLNSGPESRSCYSFCMCPGGQVVLTSTNPLELCINGMSFSRRASKWANAALVVTVSAQDFEALNLHGPLAGIEFQEFEQRAAVMGGGDFVVPAQTVTDFLENKLSVTSLPPSSYRLGVTAANLHELFPVHITDALQRSILMFEKELPGFLSEKALLHGVETRTSSPVQIPRNSDTYESMSLRGLYPIGEGAGYAGGIVSAAVDGMQAGFAVAKNFDLIQNMELVLGKAQGVGSVKY; from the exons ATGGAAATATTCCTTATCCCTCCAACACTCACTACCTCACTCACTGAAACAATGTCTCTTCTCCATTGCAAGCACCTTCCTTTCTCTCTAACCCCTCTAAACAATAATCCCAATTTCCCCTATTCAACTACAAGTTTCCACTATCCCTCTCCTCGAACACTCCAAGTCCTCTGCGCCGCAAAGAGAACCGGGAAGCAGAGGTACCCATcagagaagaagaagcttaaattaaagcataaagaaagACTTGTCGATGTCAAGAACAAGTTTGAAGGTATGTGGCGGCTCTCTAAGCTCTCTGTTTCGGTGCAAAACGACCCTGGTAAAGACTTTCTTGGTATCTCTGATGGGCTGCTTCAAGCAATTGCTAAAGCTATTGAATTCCCG gTTGCTTCTATGCTTCCAGCAGAAGCATTTACCGTGGTTAGGAAATCTTTTGATGCCAGGAAG ataTTGAAGGAACCCAAATTTGTTTATACCGTGGATATGGATGCTAGTAAACTTATTAATCTAGAGCCTCGTACTCGGGAATTCGTTTCTGATTTAAAACCTAAAGTTGGATTTGTAGAATATACACCCCAAGAAAGAGTTTCAGGTGATTTGCGCAGTATAATAAATGCTTGTGAAAAGGTCGAGGATCAAAAGCCACCAAGGGAATGTCGACATAGTGTTTCCTCTGACTCTGCGGACATGCACAGGTACCGAGCAATCAGAAAGCCAAAGATTGCTGTTGTAGGGAGTGGTCCATCTGGGTTGTTTGCTTCTCTTGTTCTTGCAGAATTGGGTGCAGATGTTACCTTAATAGAAAGAGGTCAACCAGTTGAACAAAGAGGGCGCGACATTGGCGCTTTAATGGTTCGGCGGATCTTAGAACTGGAAAGCAATTTTTGCTTTGGGGAG GGCGGTGCAGGTACTTGGAGTGATGGAAAGCTAGTAACTAGAATTGGAAGGAACAGCAACAGTGTTATGGCT GTTATGAAAACTTTAGTTCACTTTGGAGCCCcagaaaatattttgattaatggAAAGCCTCATCTGGGAACAGATAAGTTAATTCCATTGCTTCAAAACTTTAGGCGACATCTAGAAAGGTTGGGT GTTTCAATTAAGTTTGGCACAAGACTAGATGATTTAATGATAGAGAATGGGCATGTTGTGGGGATTAAAGTTTCTGATTCAAAAGACAGATTGCAGCATGATGTCCTGATGTTGGGTTTTGATGCAGTAGTTCTGGCAGTGGGGCATTCTGCACGTGACATTTATCAAATGCTTCTTTCTCATAATATTCACATCGTCCCAAAAGATTTCGCT GTTGGTTTGCGCATTGAACACCCCCAAGAACTAATAAACAGCATACAG TATTCTGGTTTAGCCTCTGAGGTTTGTAGGGGGCGGGGTAAAGTGCCTGTAGCAGATTACAAGATTGCTAGTTATGTTGGTGGAGAACATATGGACATGTCTTTGAACTCAGGGCCTGAAAGTCGTAGTTGCTATTCGTTCTGCATGTGTCCTGGGGGACAG GTTGTTCTTACTAGCACAAATCCATTGGAACTCTGCATCAACGGTATGTCATTTTCTCGCCGTGCTTCTAAGTGGGCAAATGCTGCACTTGTTGTCACTGTCTCGGCACAGGATTTTGAGGCATTAAATTTGCATGGGCCTCTTGCAGGGATTGAATTCCAG GAATTTGAGCAGAGAGCAGCTGTAATGGGAGGTGGAGATTTTGTGGTGCCTGCACAGACAGTTACTGATTTTCTGGAAAACAAGTTATCAG TTACATCTTTGCCACCATCGAGCTATCGGTTGGGAGTAACAGCAGCCAATCTCCATGAATTGTTTCCTGTTCACATTACAGATGCTCTGCAGCGTTCAATCCTGATGTTTGAGAAAGAG TTACCAGGATTTTTGTCCGAGAAGGCCCTTCTTCATGGGGTAGAG ACTAGAACCAGCTCTCCTGTTCAAATTCCTCGGAACAGTGACACTTATGAGAGTATGTCCTTGAGAGGGCTCTATCCAATTGGTGAAGGAGCAGGTTACGCTGGCGGCATTGTGAGTGCAGCAGTTGATGGCATGCAGGCAGGATTTGCTGTGGCAAAGAACTTCGATCTCATCCAGAACATGGAGTTGGTTTTGGGGAAGGCTCAGGGTGTTGGATCT